The Thermodesulfobacteriota bacterium genome includes the window GTTCTACATCTTGTCGAGATGGTCTCAAGAAGAAGAATTTCGACAAGATGGATTGAGGTATCGCAAAGGATCGGAATAGGTCTTCTCGTTGGCATAATGGCTCTTGCCTTTTTCAACGATGTCATGAGGTTTTTCCGTGGAAAATAAACTCGTTTTAGCCATAGACAATTCATTGGAATACCTCTCTATTGCCATCTCGGCAGGAGAAGAGATTCTGGAAGAACGAAAAATAAAAGGCAGGGAGAGTCCGTCGCAGATTATAGCAGAGGAAGTTTTCGAAATGTTGAAAAAAAGGAACCTCAAAGCACAGGATCTAGGCCTTCTTGTCGGTACCACAGGTCCAGGTTCATTCACAGGGATAAGAGTAGCGCTTGGATTTTTAAAGGGCATGAAGATCGGTCTTGGGATACCGCTTGTGGGAGTGCCAACGCTGGACTGCATATCTTACGCTTTTTCCTTCATGGATGGATATCACATACTTCCGGTTTTGGACGCTAAAAAAGGAGAAGTCTTCTGCGCTCTATACTTCTCCTCGAGGGGACAATTACAGAGACTTTCCGCCTATGAGGCAAAAAAACCCGAAGAAATTAAAGAGATGTTAAGAAAGCCATGCTTTGTGGTCGGTTCTGGTGTTCCGCTTGTAAGTAGTAGCTTAAAAGGAGAAGGTGTGATCTTGGCAGAAAAAGTTTTAAGGCATGTACCTATGGCCGTCGCTATAAGACTTGGCCTTGAAAGGCAAAAAGTTGGGAGTGAAAATGTGGTTCCTGTTTATGGAAGAAGATCCGAGGCTGAGATAAAATTCAACCTCTATCTTACTTAAAAGACATAAGGATTTTTGTAGAGGGCTTTAGCAAAAGGAATTTCACAGGCATTTCAAGATAGTTCCTTTGCCATTAGGGTTAAACTATACGCCCGCAAAGATATCCTGCAATCCCTATAAGTAATCTTAACGTAAATTCTACAAATCTCTGCCAAAGGCCATCCCTTACGTAGCAATCTTACTCTAAGTCAGAACCTCTTTTTTCTTTACGAATAATTTTGGATCTGATGCCAGAAAAGCTCGTGCTAAATTATATGACTAAAAAGAGGAATCGGTCCCCACCTTTACTACTAAAGCGTGATTTCCTCTTTTTAATTTGGGGAGATACGGTTGTCAAAACCGTCTGTTTTAGAGGAGGAAAGTTTTTTACGCAGGCTGACTACTTACGGCTCTTTCTAACTTTGTTAGGCCACGATCCTTGAAGTACACAAAGGATACTCAAATATAGTTTATTTCTTTAAGTCACCTTGCAGTTATTAGGACTTCGGATGGCAAAAAGTGCAGATTTTCAAAAAGCGAGACAGTGTCACTACGGTGAGAACCTCTAAAATCCTTTCTTCGCGTTGAAGAATAATCCTTAAACTTCGTATCAGTGCTTTACGAAGAGTTCTCCATTTGTAGCCTATGAGGTTTGTATCTAAGACGATGGCTCTCTTTTTATTTATGATTGGTTTTTCGAATTCGGTAGTGTCGGTACGAGAGGATTCCAGTATTCTTCGAATTGACCTTCAAGTACTTCCAGGTTAATGAGTTTTCCGGCATCTTTTCCATTTACGGCCTAGGTGAGAGTTACTTTTTGCTCTTCTATATCGAGCTCTACTTTAAGTAAGGCTATTATGAAGCTCGTAAGGGTGTAATCGAGTTGAAACGGGTCTTGTCCAGACATAGCCTTTTCTTAAACGGTCAATTTGTGCCAAAAGATGTTTTATGGTCATGTCTAATTTTTCTTTGGTTCTGCAAAGTAGGAAACCACATTTAATCTTCCCATCGAAGCCTATTACTATACACGATTAAATCTCAGTGTAAGCTTCACCTCACTCGGTCCAATTACAATGGTACTCTGTGTTGAAAATAGCCTCACGCATTATAGCTTTGATTACGCCATCTTTTTGAATATATGCTCATCGTGTAAAACACAATATAACCGGGGAATCAGTTCTAAGTATTTTTTTTTAAAAACTCGTTCTCGATCACGAAGAAGCCTTCGCTTAAGCCTTCTTCAGGATCGCTTACTAGTTTTTCGCGTCTATTTTGGGAGACTCTTTAAGATTAAGGGTTTCTCTTAGGATAAGGGTATGGATTAGGAAATTCGTTTCTTTCATGCGCCATCTTAGAAACAATATGCCAGCTAAATCGTACTGATGTTCGTTTGTTTTTTTCTTAAAGTTTCCTTCTTAGCATAGAAAAGTGCCTGACCCTGTGTTATACTTAACTTTAATGGAGAGGGTCTTTTTCGAAAATAACTCGACAACCAAAATAGACGAAAGAGTTCTCAAAGCTATGCTTCCTTATTTTACGACTCACTTTGGTAACCCCTCATCCGTATTCACGAAAGAGGGGGATGAAGCGAGGAGGGCCATCGAAGACGCAAGAAAAAAAGTAGCTGATTTCTTAAACGCCGACCCCTCAGAAATAGTTTTTACTTCCTGTGCTACCGAATCGAACAACATAGCAATAAAAGGTCTTTCTCTTGCGAGAAAGAAAATCTCGAATAGAATCCTTTTTTCAGAAATCGAGCACTATTCTATTTTGAACCAGGCAGATTTTCTAAGAGACTTGGGCTTCGAAGTAGAGTACGTGAAAGTTGACAGATATGGCATAATCGATATGGATGACCTAAAAAAGAAGACAGACAAAGGGGCCATCCTTTTAGCTCTTATTCATGCAAGCCCAGAAATCGGGACGATCGAACCCCTAAAAGAAGTGGCAGCCTTTCTCAAAGAGAGGGACATACTTCTATATTCGGATTGCGTGGCGAGTGCGGGACGCGTCTTAATCGACGTTAAAGATTTAGGTATAGATGCTCTTACTATTTCGTCGCATTTAATACACGGTCCAAAGGGTGTTTCCGCCCTTTATCTAAAGAAGGGTATTGATATTGTGCCCATCATGCAGGGCGGTTATCAGGAGATGGGAATACGACCAGGAACCGAAAACGTTCCGGCGATAGTTGGATTTGGCGAGGCGTGTGTGTTGGCTAAGGAAGAGTTGGATGTTAGAAGGAGAAAGTTGTACGACCTGGGTAAGCTTCTCTGGGACGGGATAGCTTCAAGGATAGAACATGTTCACTTTACTGGCCACCCAGTAGAGAGGCTTCCAGGACACGTCAGTTTTTGGGTGGAATTTGTGGAAGGGGAAGCCTTACTTATGTGGCTTAATCTTAAAAGCGTCGCATCATCGAGTGGGAGCGCCTGTGCATCGAACATTTTTGCCAAATCTGAAGTAGGACTTAAGGCATCCCACGTACTTACCGCAATAGGGATTCCACCAGATGTCTGCCACGGTTCCATAACCTTCATGCTAAGTAAAGATAACACTTTGGAAGAAGTGGAATACGTTCTATCCGTTTTGCCTGAGGTTGTAAATAAGCTCAGAGAAATGTCCCCTCTTTACGAAAGGTTTAAGAAAGAGGGAAAGTATAGATAAGTCAAGGAGGATCGCATGGCAGGACCGTATAGTGAAAAGGTCATGGACCATTTCATGAATCCAAGAAACATGGGTGAGATTGAAAACGCGGACGGAATAGGGGAAGTAGGAAATCCAGTATGCGGAGACGTTATGAAGTTATACTTGAAGATAGAAAACGGTGTAATAGTCGACGCTAAATTCAAAACATTTGGATGTGGAGCCGCCATAGCTACAAGCAGTATAACTACGGAACTGATAAAGGGAAAGACGATTGAAGAAGCTTTAAAACTCACAAACGAAGCAGTAGCTGAAGCTTTAGGAGGACTCCCACCGGCTAAAATGCATTGCTCGGTACTTGCAGAGGAAGCCCTAAAAGCGGCAATAGAAGATTATAGAAAGAGGAAGAAGGAGCAATAAGTGACAGAAATATCCGTAAGAACGACAAAACGGGTGGAAGTAGTGAACATAACGAAGAAGATAGAAGAGGTAGTTAGAGGAAAGGAGGCAAAGCTCGTCCACGTCTTCGTTCCTCACACTACATGCGGGATCACAATAAATGAAGATGCGGATCCAAACGTGATGAGAGATGTACTTGAAGCTTTGGAGAGGATCGCCCCGCGAGATTTTCCGTATAAGCACACCGAGGGGAACGCGGATTCGCATATAAAATCGGTTCTTTGCGGTTCTTCTGTCACAGTCCCTGTAGCAGCGGGTAGACTCGTTCTTGGTACTTGGCAGGGCATATTCCTTATGGAATTCGATGGGCCAAGGGAGAGGAAGGTTCTGGTGACCCTCATATGAAGGTCCTTTCTTTTATCCCTTTACTCATCGTCCTTGCCATTTGCTT containing:
- the tsaB gene encoding tRNA (adenosine(37)-N6)-threonylcarbamoyltransferase complex dimerization subunit type 1 TsaB — encoded protein: MENKLVLAIDNSLEYLSIAISAGEEILEERKIKGRESPSQIIAEEVFEMLKKRNLKAQDLGLLVGTTGPGSFTGIRVALGFLKGMKIGLGIPLVGVPTLDCISYAFSFMDGYHILPVLDAKKGEVFCALYFSSRGQLQRLSAYEAKKPEEIKEMLRKPCFVVGSGVPLVSSSLKGEGVILAEKVLRHVPMAVAIRLGLERQKVGSENVVPVYGRRSEAEIKFNLYLT
- a CDS encoding cysteine desulfurase, translated to MERVFFENNSTTKIDERVLKAMLPYFTTHFGNPSSVFTKEGDEARRAIEDARKKVADFLNADPSEIVFTSCATESNNIAIKGLSLARKKISNRILFSEIEHYSILNQADFLRDLGFEVEYVKVDRYGIIDMDDLKKKTDKGAILLALIHASPEIGTIEPLKEVAAFLKERDILLYSDCVASAGRVLIDVKDLGIDALTISSHLIHGPKGVSALYLKKGIDIVPIMQGGYQEMGIRPGTENVPAIVGFGEACVLAKEELDVRRRKLYDLGKLLWDGIASRIEHVHFTGHPVERLPGHVSFWVEFVEGEALLMWLNLKSVASSSGSACASNIFAKSEVGLKASHVLTAIGIPPDVCHGSITFMLSKDNTLEEVEYVLSVLPEVVNKLREMSPLYERFKKEGKYR
- the nifU gene encoding Fe-S cluster assembly scaffold protein NifU, translated to MAGPYSEKVMDHFMNPRNMGEIENADGIGEVGNPVCGDVMKLYLKIENGVIVDAKFKTFGCGAAIATSSITTELIKGKTIEEALKLTNEAVAEALGGLPPAKMHCSVLAEEALKAAIEDYRKRKKEQ
- a CDS encoding secondary thiamine-phosphate synthase enzyme YjbQ encodes the protein MTEISVRTTKRVEVVNITKKIEEVVRGKEAKLVHVFVPHTTCGITINEDADPNVMRDVLEALERIAPRDFPYKHTEGNADSHIKSVLCGSSVTVPVAAGRLVLGTWQGIFLMEFDGPRERKVLVTLI